From the genome of Dryobates pubescens isolate bDryPub1 chromosome 5, bDryPub1.pri, whole genome shotgun sequence, one region includes:
- the SPINT1 gene encoding kunitz-type protease inhibitor 1 — protein MARGSPGPWFVLWVCLVLAVDLSKGQEEKPFGEMCLEDFTAGMPDFVLDTDASVQNGATFLSSPMVHRSRDCMRACCKDPACNLALVEQVPGTEDDHIQGCFLLNCLYEQAFVCRFARKIGFVNFLRKDVYDSYQTMQNHGSADDHPPIARTAKDMRVQPGEPVMLRGTESTDDRGIVRYEWKQILGDTSVEMKNHQEDQVEISNLQAGTYVFQLTVTDTAQQQDFTNITIMVLNSEQTEEHCLTPKKVGWCRGSFPRWFYNPSLQQCEEFIFGGCKPNKNNYLREEECQLACRNVRGSVGGRQEPVCNGNCQSPYFRCKDGCCIDAYLECDETLDCADGSDEMYCERYAREFNRLQKLNVTHKQGHCVDLPDTGQCTESIPRWYYNPFSEKCDPFTYGGCGGNNNNFLEEEECMKSCSGITKADVIGRRWEFESQNDTLSAFEVVIAVLLGVCIMVVLVIIGYFFLKSRKKNSRRRQPATATNSTLSTTEDTEHLFYSSATKPV, from the exons ATGGCTAGAGGGAGTCCCGGTCCGTGGTTTGTGCTCTGGGTCTGCTTGGTGCTGGCGGTGGACTTAAGCAAAGGGCAGGAGGAAAAACCCTTTGGTGAAATGTGCCTGGAGGACTTTACAGCAGGGATGCCGGATTTCGTGCTGGATACGGACGCCTCTGTCCAGAATGGAGCCACTTTCTTATCATCCCCCATGGTCCATCGGAGCAGGGACTGCATGAGAGCCTGCTGTAAGGACCCCGCTTGTAACCTAGCTCTTGTGGAGCAGGTCCCGGGCACAGAGGACGACCACATCCAGGGCTGTTTCCTCCTCAACTGCCTCTACGAGCAAGCTTTCGTCTGCAGGTTTGCCAGGAAGATCGGCTTTGTGAACTTCTTGAGGAAGGACGTGTACGATTCCTACCAGACGATGCAGAATCACGGATCTGCTG ACGACCATCCTCCCATCGCCCGCACTGCCAAGGACATGAGGGTGCAGCCCGGGGAGCCGGTGATGCTgaggggcacagagagcacgGACGACCGAGGGATAGTCAGATACGAATGGAAGCAGATCCTTGGTGACACCTCTGTGGAGATGAAG aatcaccaagaggATCAGGTAGAAATCTCCAACCTGCAGGCGGGGACTTACGTCTTCCAGCTTACCGTCACGGACACTGCACAACAGCAAGACTTTACCAACATCACCATCATGGTGCTGAATTCTGAGCAGACTGAAG AGCACTGCTTGACTCCTAAGAAGGTGGGTTGGTGCCGAGGGTCTTTTCCACGCTGGTTTTACAACCCCAGCCTTCAGCAGTGTGAGGAGTTCATTTTTGGTGGCTGCAAGCCCAACAAGAATAACTACTTACGAGAGGAGGAGTGTCAGCTTGCCTGCAGGAATGTCAGAG GTTCTGTTGGTGGGCGACAAGAGCCAG tgTGCAATGGGAACTGCCAGTCCCCCTACTTCAGATGCAAGGATGGCTGCTGCATTGATGCCTATCTGGAGTGTGATGAAACTCTTGACTGCGCTGATGGGTCGGACGAGATGTACTGTGAACGAT ATGCTCGGGAGTTCAACAGACTGCAGAAACTCAATGTCACACACAAGCAAG GTCACTGTGTGGACTTGCCTGATACCGGACAGTGCACCGAGAGCATCCCCCGCTGGTACTATAACCCGTTCTCTGAGAAGTGTGACCCCTTCACCTATGGGGGCTGTGgtggcaacaacaacaactttCTAGAGGAGGAAGAGTGTATGAAGTCATGTTCAGGCATCACAA AAGCGGATGTCATTGGCCGGCGGTGGGAATTTGAATCCCAGAATGATACCTTAA GTGCCTTTGAGGTCGTGattgctgtgctcctgggggtCTGCatcatggtggtgctggtgatCATTGGCTACTTCTTCctgaagagcaggaagaagaaCAGCCGCCGCCGTCAGCCAGCCACTGCTACCAACTCGACCCTCTCCACCACAGAGGACACTGAGCATCTCTTTTACAGCAGTGCCACCAAACCAGTCTGA